In one window of Poriferisphaera corsica DNA:
- a CDS encoding zinc ribbon domain-containing protein — MSLQEDLYELFLLDTQVRGLRSRLDAAMRRQKAQQTKLDKIENQLGELRNQLKHQQSAAMTAEKESNEIDEKIKQSREQMNAVTSNKEYSALLVEVNTLKIDKGKAETVALDHLNATEETQKNIDVIEQQVDSQKNLVEAASKDVEEARVAVGDQLDKVEAERAESAKKIPTASLAIFDRLAYEHDGEALAEIEEQNRKRNEYTCGGCYMQLPIERISSTASKPNAITTCPTCGRILFMKTENIEALSGK; from the coding sequence TTGTCGCTTCAGGAAGATTTGTACGAACTGTTCCTTCTCGATACCCAAGTGCGTGGTTTACGTAGCCGCCTCGATGCCGCGATGCGTCGTCAAAAAGCGCAGCAGACCAAGCTCGATAAGATCGAAAACCAACTCGGCGAACTCCGTAACCAGCTCAAACACCAACAATCAGCAGCCATGACTGCTGAGAAGGAATCAAACGAGATTGATGAGAAGATCAAGCAATCTCGCGAGCAGATGAACGCAGTCACCAGCAACAAGGAATACTCCGCTTTGCTGGTTGAAGTCAATACACTCAAGATTGACAAGGGCAAAGCAGAAACTGTTGCGCTTGACCATCTCAATGCAACCGAAGAAACGCAAAAAAATATTGATGTGATTGAGCAGCAAGTGGATAGCCAGAAAAATCTGGTAGAAGCAGCAAGCAAGGACGTCGAAGAAGCCCGCGTTGCAGTGGGTGATCAGCTTGACAAGGTTGAAGCTGAGCGTGCGGAATCTGCGAAAAAAATTCCAACCGCGTCATTGGCAATATTTGATCGCCTTGCGTATGAGCATGATGGTGAAGCACTTGCGGAAATTGAAGAGCAAAACCGCAAGCGCAACGAATACACCTGCGGCGGCTGCTACATGCAACTCCCAATCGAGCGTATCAGCAGCACAGCCTCCAAGCCCAATGCCATCACCACCTGCCCAACCTGCGGCAGGATTCTTTTTATGAAGACCGAGAACATTGAAGCGCTCAGCGGTAAATAA